In one Solanum lycopersicum chromosome 11, SLM_r2.1 genomic region, the following are encoded:
- the LOC101265880 gene encoding uncharacterized protein has protein sequence MKSCKWGLRRIEYIYSYLVDGVICTSIYTLETPNLIKVDGRKEEKQSIIALLQIFLISMVDFGERRHHYASQIRIRSRPIFNFHQYSNRSGNIKSDLPTLVLQFTLFARQEAWRKSPVNQPSELIYLNEFYKFETRSCEVKLCPSQYTSQDVFFSVLKENFTNWGDYYEVSNDYVIRQMILQMDKILERVLKRVGNTNCEYLEIFVGIALKMEYVLDGRMQGIPRRLNGGMVPATKTSVMELPERMDIDDDQCLKDIECVICLEQLALKKEGGKIICMPCSHMFHGDCITTWLETSHYCPICRYDLPTP, from the exons ATGAAATCCTGTAAGTGGGGTTTAAGaaggatagaatatatatacAGTTATTTGGTGGACGGAGTAATATGCACGAGTATATATACCCTAGAAACCCCAAATCTGATCAAAGTTGATgggagaaaagaagagaaacaaagcaTAATTGCCCTTTTGCAAATCT TTTTGATTTCAATGGTTGATTTCGGAGAGAGGCGTCACCACTATGCATCTCAAATTAGAATCCGTTCTCGACCGATATTTAACTTTCATCAGTATAGTAATAGAAGTGGTAATATCAAGAGTGATTTACCTACTTTAGTGCTTCAGTTTACCCTTTTTGCTCGCCAAGAGGCTTGGCGTAAATCACCTGTAAATCAACCCTCAGAACtcatatatttgaatgaattttataaatttgagaCAAGATCATGTGAGGTTAAACTATGCCCTTCTCAATACACGTCACAAGACGTGTTTTTCAGTGTTCTTAAAGAAAATTTCACCAATTGGGGTGACTATTATGAGGTTTCTAATGACTATGTCATAAGACAAATGATACTTCAAATGGATAAAATTCTTGAGCGTGTGTTGAAAAGGGTGGGTAATACTAATTGTGAATACTTGGAGATTTTTGTTGGTATTGCTTTGAAAATGGAATATGTTTTGGATGGGAGGATGCAAGGAATACCGCGACGCTTGAATGGGGGTATGGTACCTGCTACTAAGACTTCAGTAATGGAGTTGCCAGAGAGAATGGATATTGATGATGATCAATGTTTGAAGGATATTGAATGTGTTATCTGTCTTGAACAACTTGCGCTCAAGAAGGAGGGTGGAAAGATCATTTGCATGCCTTGCTCCCATATGTTTCATGGAGATTGTATTACAACCTGGTTAGAAACGAGCCATTATTGTCCTATTTGCCGCTATGACTTGCCAACACCATGA
- the LOC138339667 gene encoding uncharacterized protein, producing the protein MGDNNKQISLTDVVVAQPTVAEQNELIAQLMQQIADMRVEMQRRQDTPPPGFGPNFLDARPPTYFPSSSSDPTQQRPSTPVHNPSGVDMTTQNPQYASVSYQTPSPLLNNPPQMPPHPQNTQAAPLPQNQTKNPTAFNSQTPHPHLNQNTNPKNYPQNYQTAQNVPSPSIAAPLPKRTTFQVPVPTEHEVHGSELDHYEEQEREWRAREEAKIDIKEEIKRAMRELQCTPDVAGLSYAELCTHPDLNLPEGFKIPKFDTFGGVGNPMAHLRAYCDQLVGVGKDEALLMRLFSRSLCGEALEWFTSHETRQWPSWSALAKEFIDRFAYNFEIVPDRYSLEKMKQKPTESYREFAYRWRKEAARVRPPMTEKEIVEVFIRVQEPEYYDRVILLIGAKFAEIVKVGETIEDGLKSGKIARVSASPGSSGLVRKKREKVNAISHGGRKIPRNLPRPQGRSNPPSKPHQAYHPHSNHSGHYNAAPHYPDAHIVSYQNPPPIPQNFPPTHPNYPKLTKSLPITKMSLLAALMYSQAIEHRLPHIKYKPQHIKAPIQITKPQGQTTKQIPTPEPKLHDQTPAITNKSLPLSRAGMIPLAPGLRRSPPEASPCWLKAELNCSKDYPRPDTSTLWAPSPWMSIPDSTDRSRDVLNIPTVLDMIQKIVSISSTKSRT; encoded by the coding sequence ATGGGCGACAACAATAAACAAATCAGCCTCACAGATGTCGTGGTGGCTCAGCCAACTGTGGCAGAGCAGAATGAGCTTATTGCGCAGTTGATGCAGCAAATAGCTGACATGAGGGTGGAGATGCAACGGAGGCAAGACACCCCTCCGCCCGGATTCGGCCCCAACTTTCTCGACGCAAGACCCCCTACATACTTCCCCTCGTCCAGCTCGGATCCTACTCAGCAACGTCCATCGACACCCGTGCACAACCCGTCTGGGGTAGACATGACAACCCAAAACCCCCAATACGCGTCGGTCTCCTATCAAACTCCCTCCCCACTTCTAAACAATCCTCCGCAAATGCCACCACATCCCCAAAATACTCAAGCAGCCCCACTACcccaaaatcaaaccaaaaatcCCACCGCCTTCAATTCCCAAACACCACACCCCCACTTAAACCAAAATACCAATCCCAAAAATTATCCGCAAAACTATCAAACCGCACAGAATGTCCCAAGCCCTTCCATAGCCGCACCCCTCCCCAAAAGAACTACTTTCCAAGTCCCTGTCCCGACCGAGCATGAGGTGCACGGCTCCGAGTTGGACCATTATGAGGAGCAAGAAAGAGAGTGGAGAGCGAGGGAAGAAGCGAAGATAGACATAAAGGAGGAGATCAAGAGGGCGATGAGAGAATTGCAATGTACTCCAGACGTCGCTGGGTTAAGCTACGCAGAGCTATGCACCCACCCAGACTTGAACCTACCTGAAGGGTTCAAGATCCCGAAGTTTGATACCTTCGGAGGGGTGGGCAACCCCATGGCACACCTGAGAGCATACTGTGAtcaactcgtgggagttggtAAAGATGAAGCCTTGCTGATGAGGTTATTCAGCCGAAGCCTGTGCGGGGAGGCTTTGGAGTGGTTCACATCCCACGAGACTCGACAATGGCCCAGTTGGAGTGCACTGGCTAAGGAGTTCATCGACAGATTCGCGTACAACTTCGAAATAGTCCCTGATCGGTACTccttggagaagatgaagcagaagCCCACAGAAAGCTATCGCGAGTTCGCGTACAGATGGAGGAAGGAGGCAGCGAGGGTGAGGCCTCCAATGACAGAGAAGGAGATTGTGGAGGTGTTCATACGGGTGCAGGAGCCCGAGTATTATGACAGAGTCATCTTATTAATCGGTGCCAAGTTCGCCGAGATAGTCAAAGTAGGTGAGACTATCGAGGATGGCCTGAAATCGGGAAAGATAGCCCGAGTGTCTGCATCGCCTGGATCTTCCGGACTAGtaaggaagaaaagagagaaggtTAATGCTATCTCACACGGGGGAAGAAAAATCCCCAGAAACTTACCACGTCCCCAAGGCCGCTCCAATCCCCCATCTAAGCCTCATCAAGCCTACCATCCACACTCAAATCACTCCGGCCACTACAATGCTGCCCCCCATTATCCAGATGCCCATATTGTGTCATATCAGAACCCACCCCCGATTCCCCAAAATTTCCCCCCCACACATCCAAACTACCCCAAGCTTACCAAGTCCCTCCCCATTACCAAAATGTCGCTCCTAGCTGCGCTAATGTACAGCCAAGCTATCGAGCACCGTCTCCCGCATATCAAATACAAACCCCAGCATATCAAAGCCCCCATCCAAATTACCAAGCCCCAAGGCCAAACCACCAAACAAATCCCTACCCCAGAACCCAAGCTCCACGACCAAACGCCCGCAATTACCAACAAGTCCCTCCCCCTCAGCAGGGCGGGTATGATCCCCCTCGCCCCAGGTTTGAGAAGAAGCCCTCCAGAAGCTTCACCGTGTTGGCTGAAAGCAGAACTAAATTGTTCGAAAGATTATCCGCGGCcggatacatccaccctgtgggCCCCAAGCCCGTGGATGTCAATTCCAGATTCTACAGACCGGAGCAGAGATGTGCTTAacattccaacagtgttggacatgataCAGAAGATtgtatcaatctcaagcacAAAATCCAGGACTTGA
- the LOC138339668 gene encoding uncharacterized protein, with protein MIETDEDEREAKRITPVVQEDLERAVASLSVREKGEFVILTPAKVVALVPTKTLAKPKFVIETAVAQGMTRSGRCYTPDELALGGQKKDHAKRPISEAEAEEFWRRIQPKDYSIVKHLEKTPAQISVWALLMSSQSHRQALMKALDDTYVPSGTSSDNVAAMIHRVIQGHRISFCDDELPSEGRAHNKALHITVICRGKVINRVLLRFDLGELEQNQVNVRAFDGVQRDTLGAVNLTIQMGPTEFEAKFQVLDIDTSYNLLLGRPLIHAAGAVPSTLHQMIKLVWKNEELVIHGEKGQSGRQVPVSDETPQGSDFYTVDLVNATDEGLAPQTPMPAVYKMIATVMLQSRFEPGFGLGKNAQGIIEPVPVLATGSRYGLGYIPTDDDMKMKRKRDQGLTKPIPHLYQSFPVRERAEPEDDGEGICDLFQEINAIIEEEAEPAGIRDAEPGEMLLNWTSTPILMSRTLWEPDYVAEEFRHFENQHKPNLEETDTVNLGDSEYAKEVKISTHLSDTQKESLVRLLAAYHDVFVWEVGDMQGLSTDVVSHKLPINPGFEPVKQKTRKFKPELSLKIKEEITKQIES; from the exons atgatagaAACTGACGAAGATGAGCGTGAAGCCAAGAGAATTACTCCTGTTGTTCAGGAAGACTTGGAGAGGGCTGTCGCTTCTTTGAGCGTCAGGGAGAAAGGAGAGTTTGTCATTCTGACACCTGCAAaggttgttgccttggtgcccACAAAGACTCTCGCCAAGCCCAAGTTCGTTATAGAAACGGCCGTGGCTCAGGGCATGACTAGATCTGGAAGATGTTACACTCCTgatgagcttgctctcggaggacaAAAGAAAGATCATGCCAAGAGACCGATCAGTGAAGCAGAAGCTGAGGAGTTCTGGAGAAGGATACAACCGAAGGACTATTCCATCgtcaaacatttagagaagaCTCCGGCTCAGATATCTGTGTGGGCCCTGCTGATGAGCTCTCAGTCCCACAGGCAGGCCTTAATGAAAGCTCTTGATGATACATACGTGCCCTCAGGCACAAGCAGCGACAATGTAGCTGCTATGATTCACCGAGTCATTCAAGGACACCGCATCAGCTTCTGCGATGATGAGTTGCCGTCCGAAGGGAGAGCCCACAACAAAGCTCTACACATCACCGTGATATGTCGCGGAAAAGTCATCAACCGTGTTCTG CTGAGGTTTGACCTCGGAGAGTTGGAGCAAAACCAGGTCAATGTGAGAGCATTCGACGGTGTGCAGAGAGACACGTTGGGAGCTGTGAAcctgaccatccaaatgggcccCACAGAGTTCGAGGCAAAGTTCCAGGTGTTGGACATCGACACCAGCTATAACCTTCTGTTGGGAAGGCCATTGATCCACGCGGCTGGGGCTGTCCCCTCCACTCTCCACCAAATGATAAAACTGGTGTGGAAAAATGAAGAACTGGTGATTCATGGTGAAAAGGGTCAATCGGGAAGGCAAGTGCCGGTCTCGGACGAGACACCGCAAGGTTCGGACTTCTACACGGTGGATTTGGTAAATGCCACGGATGAGGGCTTGGCCCCGCAGACTCCTATGCCGGCCGTGTACAAAATGATCGCCACGGTAATGCTGCAGAGCAGATTCGAACCAGGTTTCGGATTAGGAAAGAATGCGCAAGGGATCATCGAGCCAGTTCCGGTCCTTGCTACAGGATCAAggtatggtttggggtacatccccacggatgatgatatgaagatgaagaggaaaAGGGATCAAGGGTTGACTAAGCCGATCCCGCATCTCTATCAATCCTTTCCAGTCCGGGAGCGTGCCGAGCCTGAAGACGATGGGGAAGGGATCTGTGACCTTTTCCAGGAGATCAATGCCATCATCGAGGAGGAGGCTGAGCCAGCTGGCATTCGTGACGCTGAACCAGGGGAGATGCTGCTGAATTGGACATCCACACCAATCCTGATGTCCCGAACTCTGTG GGAACCGGACTATGTGGCTGAAGAATTTCGACATTTCGAGAACCAACATAAACCGAACCTGGAGGAAACAGATACGGTGAATTTGGGCGATTCAGAATATGccaaagaggttaagatcagcacTCATTTGAGTGACACTCAGAAGGAGAGCCTGGTTCGCCTGCTTGCTGCATACCATGATGTGTTCGTTTGGGAAGTCGGTGACATGCAAGGGTTGAGTACTGATGTCGTGTCTCATAAGCTGCCTATCAATCCAGGGTTCGAACCGGTGAAGCAAAAGACTCGAAAGTTCAAGCCTGAATTGAGTCTGAAGATTAAAGAGGAAATCACCAAGCAGATAGAGTCCTGA
- the LOC101266179 gene encoding putative GEM-like protein 8 — protein MKNLLGRNEVSVPMSSAVYSFERQPKRLLSLSACQDHLTCATSKHLPKIKQRKSVISKMNKLGERMDCLAQGIREHVSLSPKITETVKGKLSLGAKILQVGGLEKIFKQKFSVNDDEKLLSVCQCYLSTTAGPIAGLLFISTDKIAFCSERSIKFLSPTGKFLRMYYKVSIPISKTMKAKESENREKPSQKYIQVITEDDFEFWFMGFLNHQKTLRYLHHAISSTSSS, from the exons ATGAAGAACTTACTCGGTAGAAACGAGGTGAGTGTTCCCATGAGTTCAGCAGTATACTCATTTGAACGGCAGCCAAAAAGACTACTGTCTCTATCTGCCTGCCAAGACCATCTTACATGTGCAACTTCAAAACACTTACCTAAAATAAAGCAAA GAAAATCTGTAATTAGTAAGATGAACAAACTTGGAGAAAGGATGGACTGTCTTGCACAAGGGATCCGTGAGCATG TGAGCCTTAGCCCGAAAATAACAGAAACTGTGAAGGGAAAATTAAGCCTTGGAGCGAAAATTCTTCAAGTAGGAGGGTTGGAGAAAATATTCAAGCAGAAATTTAGTGTTAACGATGATGAAAAGCTATTGAGTGTTTGTCAATGCTATTTATCAACTACCGCTGGTCCAATAGCAGGCCTCCTCTTCATCTCTACCGATAAGATTGCTTTCTGCAGTGAGAGATCAATAAAGTTCTTATCTCCAACTGGAAAGTTTCTTAGAATGTACTATAAG GTATCGATCCCAATAAGTAAAACAATGAAAGCAAAAGAGAGTGAAAATAGAGAAAAGCCATCACAGAAGTATATACAAGTAATTACAGAGGATGATTTTGAGTTCTGGTTCATGGGATTCCTTaatcatcaaaagactctgagATATCTGCACCACGCAATTTCAAGCACTTCAAGCAGCTAA
- the LOC138337003 gene encoding putative GEM-like protein 8, with the protein MKNLLGRNEVGVSMSSVVYSFGRQPKRLLSLSACQDHLPSATSKHLPKIKQRKSVISKMNKLGERMDCLAQGIREHVSLSPKLTETVKGKLSLGAKILQLGGLEKIFRQKFSVRDDEKLLNVSQCYLSTTAGPIAGLLFISTDKIAFCSERSIKFLSPTGKLLRMYYKVSIPISKTMKAKESENREKPSQKYIQVITEDDFEFWFMGFLNHQKTLRYLHHAISSTSSS; encoded by the exons ATGAAGAACTTACTCGGTAGAAATGAGGTTGGTGTTTCCATGAGTTCAGTGGTATACTCATTCGGACGGCAGCCAAAAAGGCTACTGTCTCTATCTGCTTGCCAAGACCATCTTCCATCTGCAACTTCAAAACATTTGCCTAAAATAAAGCAAA GAAAATCTGTAATTAGTAAGATGAACAAACTTGGAGAAAGGATGGACTGTCTTGCACAAGGCATCCGCGAGCACG TGAGCCTTAGTCCGAAGCTAACGGAAACTGTGAAGGGAAAATTGAGCCTTGGAGCAAAAATCCTTCAACTAGGAGGGTTGGAGAAAATATTCAGGCAGAAGTTCAGTGTTAGAGATGATGAAAAGCTATTGAATGTTTCTCAATGCTATTTATCAACGACAGCTGGTCCAATAGCAGGCCTTCTCTTCATCTCTACCGATAAGATTGCTTTCTGCAGTGAGAGATCAATAAAGTTCTTATCTCCAACTGGAAAGTTGCTTAGAATGTACTATAAG GTATCGATCCCAATAAGTAAGACGATGAAAGCAAAAGAGAGTGAAAATAGGGAAAAGCCATCACAGAAGTATATACAAGTAATCACAGAGGATGATTTTGAGTTCTGGTTTATGGGATTCCTTAATCATCAAAAGACGTTGAGATATCTGCACCATGCAATTTCAAGTACTTCAAGCAGCTAA